Sequence from the Salvelinus fontinalis isolate EN_2023a unplaced genomic scaffold, ASM2944872v1 scaffold_0018, whole genome shotgun sequence genome:
TCATGATTTGCACCATGGGCCTCTTGAGCTAGGAGAGTGGATATCCATGCCTCATATGGTAGAATTGGTACGGCAGTTTCGTCCTCATCAAAGATCTGGAACCTTCCTCCACAAACTAAGAGCCcagtctctttatctctgtaaaCAGCGAGTCTGTTGAGAGTGGTATCTTGAAAGGTTATACCTTCTTGAGCTGCAAGGAACAAGTCTCTTAGTGCATCCTCACACTCCGACAGTGAGTACAGCTTGTTTGGCTCTGTACCTCCAGTTTGTTGAAAGAGCGTCCTCCCACTTTGGTTTATCTGAGGCTGAATTCTTGGTCAATATTTCTTTCCATCTCGTTGCGGCTCTCCAAACCCAGGCAATGACTCGGATCAGCCTGGTCAGATTGCTGAATTTCCTGATGTCAATCAGTTTTGTTACCGCAGAGCCGGCTGGTGATCTTCGGATCCGAGTCTTAGGTTCATCTGATTTATTTTGCTGTGTATCACTCTGGTTTCTCTTGACCTGCGCTCTGGTCAGTGCTGCTGAGAAAGCTTTCCTTCGAAGTTTGTTTATACCTTCCTTGCCATACGCAGCGATTTCTTTGGCTGACTTATGTGGCCACTCTTTCACAGGTTTCCTCAGGAATGCTGGTCCATCCTGCCACATGGAATCTTCCTGGAGGTCTTCTGGGGCTGCCCCTCTTGTTATGATGTCAGCACTGTTCAGGCTTCCTGGGATCCACCACCAGTCTTCTATGGATGTGGATTTCTGGATCTCTCCAACTCTATTTGCAAAGAAAGTTTGATATCCATAGCTGTCTCTCTGGATTGCTCCCAACACAGTTTGACTGTCCAGTAGATGGAGCCATCGTTCAATTTCTATTCGACTATGCTTTTCAACGTACTTTCGAAGTCGTGCTGCATAGACAGCACCGCAGATTTCAGCTTTTACTGGTTCTCCCTTTTGGTCCAATGGTGTGAGCTTTGCTTTGGATTCAACCAGTCTGACTTTGATGCCTTGCTGGGTCTCCCATCTTAAGTACACTACGGCTCCATAGCTCTTGTCACTTCCATCAGAGAATGTTATTCCCCATGGTTTTCCAATCCAGTTGGCTGGTGTGAGGCTTCTGTGAAAGGTGATTTGGCCAAGACGTGTGTATTCCTCAAAGAATTGGATGGCTTCTTCCCTCAAATTTTCAGACAAAGGTTTGTCCCAAGTGTCTCGGTTCAGAGTTTTGCCTCCAGCTTCCTGAAACGCCTTTCTGACAAGAATGGCTCCCTTTTGTTTGGCAGGTGTGACGAGGCCTATTGGGTCATACAGGCTAGCTACCTGGCTCAGCAGTTCTCTTCTCGTCAGTGGGTTTGGAGTTTTCCCTCTCACCTCTTCATCAAGGAGATTTTGGCCGACTCTCATTTTCCCTTTCCTCTTTGAGAAATTGATTGAAGTCATGAGGTACAGTCTATCCTCCTCAACAAGGTATCCAACTCCAAGGGCCTTATTGTCTCCTTCCCTCATTTGGTTTGGGAGAATGAGTGCTGTGCTTGACTGCGCTCCTTGTTCTTCTGGTACGATCTCCTGCCTCCCACTTTGATCTGACCGGACCCAGGGCTTGAGGACGAAGCCGCCTGCCTTCAGGATCTCTTCAACACTTTTGGTGTTCTGGTCCAGCTTTTGCAAGTCATTATGGGAAGTCAGGATGTCATCGACATAGGTATCCTCTTCAAGGATCCTACGTTCCTCCTCCAGGTGAGCAAACATGGGCAGTTTGCTTGTCTCTCTCATAGCCAATTGCGCAATGCACCCTGCTGGTCGATCGCCAATGTTGACTCTGGTGATCGCATACTCTTcaatctcttcctcctcagtgtctctCCAGAGAAATCTGTGGAGGTGCATCTCCAGGTCTTCCAACCACACAGAATTGTACATTTTCTTAATGTCGCCGAGGACAGCATTGACGCCTCTCCTGAACCTGAGTAGTACTGCTCGGATGGGATTGAGGACATCAGGCCCTTTCAGCAGAAGGTCATTCATGCTGACCCCTCTAAACTTCTGGCTGCTGTTCCATACCAGTCTCACAGGTGTTGTGAGAGAGTGCGGGTTTGCTGCCACCAAGTGGCTGACATACCATACTGGCCCCTTCCAGCTGGCAATGAGCTCTTTGGTGAGTTTCTTCGCTGCTCTTCTCTCGACCATTTCATGGACTTGAGCTGTGTATGCTATTCTCCACTCTGGCTCTTTTTTGAGTTGCTTTTCTGTTCTCAAGAAGGTGGCTTCCACCCCAATCCTGTTGTCAGGAAGGGAACTTGGATCTTGAATCCAGGGGTATTTTGTGTCCCAGTGGGGTTCATCACTGTGAGCATCTGCTTTGATGTAGGTGAGGCCTTTCCTTATGATCTCcagctctctttcctcactcagaGTCATTTCTTTGCCTCCTGGTTGACAGTTGCCGCACCGGCATCCTCCACACTTTGGGTCGCAAGCTGCTCCAATGCTGTCCCACTTCCACCAATCCAAGAACTCTCTGTGAGCAACTGTTCCTTTGGTTTCAGCTGTGAACAGCTTAGCTATCTCTTGATACTTGACAGCAGTTGCTTTCATGGATCGAGCAAAGTGTGTTTCAGACCTGTGTGCGGCTATATCCACTTCTTCAAACAGATCTGGATGTGCTCCACCAACAGTCTTTCCTAGCGGGCCTTCCCACAAGACAAGGTCTCCAATCACCTTCACTCTTTGCGGAGCAAGTCTTCCTTCGCGGTGGCTTATCAGTAGCTCAATACTCTCTGGTCTACTCAGATCTCCTAGATTGACTTCTGGGAAGAACTTCTTGAGTTGCTCAGGTTTGATGACTCTGTGGACGTTGGCAATTTCATTCAAACCATAGCAGATAAGCTCATGAGCTCTTTCCGTGCCTATGGGCGTTTTGACCCTCACTCTGAGGAGATATCTTCTGGTTCTAACCTTCATGGCCATTCCTCCGACTCCATGAACGACTAAAGTGATGTTTTCACTTCGAAGATTTAATCTTCTGGcagctctgtgagtgatgtagtttGTGTCCGATGCCAAGTCGATCAGGGTTCCAATTCTTTGTCCTGCATTGGCAGTTACCTTGAGCAGCATTAGAATAACTGGCAATTCTTCTACTGCACTTGACTCAGTCACTCCCAGCTGATTATTTTTGACACAGTTTGTTTTCGCAGTGGCGTTGGTGAATGCTTTCTTGAATTTCTCTGCCATCTCTGGGGAGAGCTTAGATACcaattcctcctgctcctctgtaaGCGTATACCTTCTCACATTGGATTGTCTTTTGTCTGAGTCACTTCTCTTGAAATCTCCCTTCagacaaagaaagaaatgatGGTCTTTCTTACAGTCTCTTTTCCTGCACAGGTAAGTGTCTTTGCATTCATCATCTTCTCCATGACAGACCAAGCACCTCTTGCAGGCCCCCAGCTTTTCTACAGCATCCAACTTTTCCACCGGCTTCAGTTCTTTGAAACGCTTGCAAAAGAAGATCTTTTCTCTATGCTTTTCATCTCCACAGACAACACAGCCGCCTTTCCTTGTGGAACGTGTGGACGCATATCTTCTCTCCACACAAGCATATTTATTTTCTGGCTTTTCACTCACTCCCAGCTGCTCTAATTTTTCAAGAATTTCCTCCTGTGTTTTCAGGAATTTAAGAAGGTTTTCAAAGTGATTGTCCGGCGTGACATTATTCCTCGGGTTAACCATGAAGACAAGCC
This genomic interval carries:
- the LOC129842154 gene encoding uncharacterized protein LOC129842154 → MAEKFKKAFTNATAKTNCVKNNQLGVTESSAVEELPVILMLLKVTANAGQRIGTLIDLASDTNYITHRAARRLNLRSENITLVVHGVGGMAMKVRTRRYLLRVRVKTPIGTERAHELICYGLNEIANVHRVIKPEQLKKFFPEVNLGDLSRPESIELLISHREGRLAPQRVKVIGDLVLWEGPLGKTVGGAHPDLFEEVDIAAHRSETHFARSMKATAVKYQEIAKLFTAETKGTVAHREFLDWWKWDSIGAACDPKCGGCRCGNCQPGGKEMTLSEERELEIIRKGLTYIKADAHSDEPHWDTKYPWIQDPSSLPDNRIGVEATFLRTEKQLKKEPEWRIAYTAQVHEMVERRAAKKLTKELIASWKGPVWYVSHLVAANPHSLTTPVRLVWNSSQKFRGVSMNDLLLKGPDVLNPIRAVLLRFRRGVNAVLGDIKKMYNSVWLEDLEMHLHRFLWRDTEEEEIEEYAITRVNIGDRPAGCIAQLAMRETSKLPMFAHLEEERRILEEDTYVDDILTSHNDLQKLDQNTKSVEEILKAGGFVLKPWVRSDQSGRQEIVPEEQGAQSSTALILPNQMREGDNKALGVGYLVEEDRLYLMTSINFSKRKGKMRVGQNLLDEEVRGKTPNPLTRRELLSQVASLYDPIGLVTPAKQKGAILVRKAFQEAGGKTLNRDTWDKPLSENLREEAIQFFEEYTRLGQITFHRSLTPANWIGKPWGITFSDGSDKSYGAVVYLRWETQQGIKVRLVESKAKLTPLDQKGEPVKAEICGAVYAARLRKVGEIQKSTSIEDWWWIPGSLNSADIITRGAAPEDLQEDSMWQDGPAFLRKPVKEWPHKSAKEIAAYGKEGINKLRRKAFSAALTRAQVKRNQSDTQQNKSDEPKTRIRRSPAGSAVTKLIDIRKFSNLTRLIRVIAWVWRAATRWKEILTKNSASDKPKWEDALSTNWRYRAKQAVLTVGV